The following proteins are encoded in a genomic region of Marinitoga litoralis:
- a CDS encoding sensor histidine kinase produces MYYALITLVFSILLYLIFTNFLTIKNENIKIKSALSKVLSISANDPATEYLIHSLEEKINGINKKLELEKIKRNNLYSILNNISESIMLVFYSEDSNALILDYANKSAQSLFISSNFLGKKLSEVLEDHNIIDIILKSYRLDENISEEIIVYSPKKSFFHCEIKKIFLESEKNQNYRIVVLRDITKEKELELMRREFLTIMSHELKTPLTVIHGYSETLLMSDEKLSPQALRFLNIIEDESSRLTRLINDLLDISRLERKDYEYSFKEVNISNLVKKVYMIFNSLTKDMDIKLNLDVDDDLIINGDEDRLMQMLYNILDNSVKFTHIKDSGEKEVYIRLYGYDDEVILEVEDTGIGIPERERNKIFNLFYRVDKSRTRQVPGTGLGLYIVKQILEKHRAYIEVDSEENQGTLFKIIFKGRNINEASGYNS; encoded by the coding sequence ATGTATTATGCTTTAATAACACTAGTTTTTTCAATATTATTATATTTAATTTTTACAAACTTTTTAACTATAAAAAATGAAAATATAAAAATTAAATCTGCATTATCAAAGGTTTTATCTATTTCAGCAAATGATCCAGCTACTGAATATTTAATTCATTCATTAGAAGAAAAAATAAATGGGATAAATAAAAAATTAGAATTGGAGAAAATAAAAAGGAATAACCTTTATTCTATTTTAAACAATATATCAGAATCAATTATGTTAGTATTTTATTCTGAAGATTCTAATGCTTTAATATTAGATTATGCTAATAAAAGTGCCCAAAGTTTATTTATTTCATCCAATTTTTTAGGTAAAAAACTATCTGAAGTTTTAGAGGATCATAATATAATTGATATTATATTAAAAAGCTATAGATTAGACGAGAATATTAGCGAAGAAATTATTGTATATAGCCCTAAAAAATCTTTCTTTCATTGTGAAATAAAGAAAATATTTTTAGAATCAGAAAAAAATCAAAATTATAGAATAGTTGTATTGAGAGATATTACAAAAGAAAAAGAATTAGAATTGATGAGGAGAGAATTCTTAACTATAATGTCTCATGAATTAAAAACACCACTTACTGTAATACATGGGTATTCTGAGACATTATTGATGAGTGATGAAAAATTATCTCCTCAAGCATTAAGATTCTTAAATATAATTGAGGATGAATCATCAAGATTAACTAGATTAATCAATGATTTACTTGATATATCTAGATTAGAAAGAAAAGATTACGAATATAGCTTCAAAGAAGTTAATATTTCTAACTTGGTAAAAAAGGTATATATGATTTTTAATTCATTAACAAAAGATATGGATATTAAATTAAATCTAGACGTTGATGATGATTTAATAATAAATGGTGATGAAGATAGATTAATGCAAATGTTATATAATATATTAGATAATTCTGTTAAATTTACACATATAAAAGATTCAGGTGAAAAAGAAGTATATATAAGATTATATGGATATGATGATGAGGTAATATTAGAAGTAGAAGATACAGGAATAGGAATCCCTGAAAGAGAAAGGAATAAAATATTTAATTTATTCTATAGAGTAGATAAATCTAGAACAAGACAAGTACCTGGTACAGGATTAGGATTATATATTGTTAAACAAATATTAGAAAAACATAGAGCATATATTGAAGTAGATAGTGAAGAAAATCAAGGCACATTGTTTAAGATAATTTTTAAAGGGAGGAATATAAATGAGGCCAGTGGATATAATTCATAA
- a CDS encoding response regulator transcription factor has protein sequence MAKKVIMIIEDDPAISEMLNFNLTKEGYEVVLASDADEAVKILDEKEVDFFIVDIMLPGSMDGFDFIRVVKSNDKFKNAPVLILSAKDDPADKVAGLELGSDDYVTKPFNVRELIARIKSIFRRQQQAMQIKEEGPKKIIAKDLEIDTERYEVLIRGNAVELTPLEFELLTFLAKNEGKVFSRDVLLDKLWGYDYFGDTRTVDVHIRRLRTKIEEDPSNPKYIITVRGKGYKFRDPGKEKLDY, from the coding sequence ATGGCTAAAAAGGTTATTATGATCATTGAAGATGATCCAGCTATTTCAGAAATGCTAAACTTTAACCTTACAAAGGAAGGTTATGAGGTGGTTTTAGCTTCAGATGCTGATGAAGCAGTAAAAATATTAGACGAAAAGGAAGTAGACTTTTTTATAGTTGATATTATGTTACCAGGTTCAATGGACGGTTTTGATTTTATTAGAGTTGTAAAAAGCAATGATAAATTCAAAAATGCTCCAGTTCTTATCTTAAGTGCGAAAGATGATCCAGCAGATAAAGTAGCAGGTTTAGAATTAGGTAGTGATGATTATGTTACTAAACCATTTAATGTTAGAGAGTTAATTGCTAGAATTAAATCTATTTTCAGAAGACAACAACAAGCTATGCAAATAAAAGAAGAAGGTCCAAAGAAAATTATTGCTAAAGATTTAGAAATTGATACAGAAAGATATGAAGTTTTAATTAGAGGAAATGCAGTAGAATTAACTCCATTAGAATTTGAATTATTAACATTCTTAGCAAAAAATGAAGGAAAAGTATTTAGTAGAGATGTTTTATTAGATAAATTATGGGGATATGATTACTTTGGAGATACAAGAACAGTTGATGTTCATATAAGAAGATTAAGAACAAAGATTGAAGAAGATCCATCAAATCCAAAGTATATTATTACAGTTAGAGGAAAAGGTTATAAATTTAGAGATCCTGGAAAAGAAAAATTAGATTATTAA